The Gallus gallus isolate bGalGal1 chromosome 5, bGalGal1.mat.broiler.GRCg7b, whole genome shotgun sequence region aagagaaaacataaagACGCCATTCCAAGCCCGCAAAGTTAACGCGATGACTTCTGATGCGAGGTACCTAAATCGCCCTCGAGTCACTGGATTTCTGGTAAACGCTGCGGAGCTCCGAGGGCTAATGAAGGAAATGGCTGAGAGCACCTTTGCAGTCCAGCTCAACTGATTTCACCCTTCCCAAACCAAGATCCACCCCCTCAGGTTGGAGGCGAGAAAAGAGGAGGGCAACGTGAGGCAATACAGCTCTGACCTCCTTCTCCGACGCCTTCTCGCCGACTCCCAGCAGGCCGTACAGGTCCAGCTGCAGTAGGTCCTTATCCACCGCCATTTCGTCGCCGAGCGGCTTCTGCCCGCGCCGCCTGTTGGGCCCGCGTTGCCTGACGGGAAATGGAGTCTTTCCTCACCGTCTCCCAGCGCTCAAGGCTGGCAGGAGTCTGGGAGATTGACTACAGGTACCAGAATGCTCCGCGGCAACGAGTCAGGGCGCCCGCTCCCAGTGGGCAGAGCGGGCCGCGAGGCATGCTGGAGGATGTAGTTTTACGCTGGCTGCTGCCGGGAGAGCGGGGAGGGGCGGGAACTGCAGCTCGCGTCGGGCCTTTCAGCCCGAAAAGCCACACTTTCAGCTATTCCTTTGAAGACCATTAAGTTTTccacaaaaagtacaaaagTACACAGCCAACTTTTTAGAAGCAATTATTTTACAACAAGGGATTTGTGAACTTTTTAGTACATTTGCGTCAGTTTACAGTACGAATAGGAACACAGTATGAAACAGCAGCTTTAgtgggatggcattgggataCCACAAAAGAAAAGCGTACATGATAATACTATGCATAAAATTTACATGTTGCTATTGAATTTTGGTATTTGGAACCATGACCCCAAACCCTTTCTCGCAGCTAAGCATGTTTTGCAACAGGCACTTGCAGTGACTAGTGGAAAAGCTCTCTCACCCTAAATGTCCTTCTGAAGCTGCTCCTCACCTCCTTGTTTCTCAGGCTGTAGATCAAGGGGTTCAGCATGGGGACCAGGAGCGTGTAGAAGACTGCTGAGACTTTCTCCTGCTCTATTGAGtagctggagctgggctggatGTAGCTAAAAGCAAGGGATCCAAAGAAAATGGTGATGGCTGTCAGGTGAGAGGCACAAGTGTGGAAGGTTTTCTTCCTGCCATCATCTGACTGGATCTTCAGAATGACAGATAGGATGAGCATATAGGAAGCAGTGATGACAAAGAGAGTAAACAGGGCAATAACCGCAGAGAAAGCTAACAGCAAAGTCTCATTACGATGGGTATCCGAGCATGCAAGCTGCAGCAAGGGAGGGATGTCACAAAAGTAATGATTGATGACATTGGGGCCACAGAACGGCAGCCCCAGCAAGCCGCAGGTGTGTGTCAGCGAGTTCAGGAGTCCCCCCATGTATGATCCCACCACCAACTGCATACAGACTCGCTTGGTCATAACAGTGCTATAGAGCAGGGGGCTACAGATGGCTACGTAACAGTCATACGCCATTGCCGTTAGCAAGAACACCTCCGTGGtgatgaaaacaacaaaaaagaaagtctgGGAAAGGCACGCAGAATAGGAAATGGCTTTGCTCTGCGCAAAGAAGTTCCCCAGCATCCTTGGAGCAAAGACAGTAGCAGAGCAGAGGTCTATCACAGACAAGTTACCGAGGAAGAAATACATGGGAGTGTGAAGCTGGAGGTGAGTCCAAATCAAAACGATCATGCCAAGGTTCCCCAGCACAGCAATGGTGTAGATCActgagaagatgaagaagagagGGACCTGCAGCTCCGTGCCATCTGTCAGTCCTAGGAGGATGAATTGGGTCATCCTGCTCTCATTCCTCCCATCCATCTGACACATGCGGGATGCACTGGGAGATCTGCTGAATTACAAAGAGGGATCAGTGTGAAGGAAACGGAGTTCGTTACACAGAGAAAATGGAACTGGCCATTTTAGGTTTCTTCTGGAATTGTAGCCTGATCGTGCCTTCACGCTGAGGTGAGAAGGGCTGCAACAAGGATTTGCAgttgatattttgttttgttgcacGCCTGGTGGAGCATGTAAAAATCTATCCAAATACTGCAGCAAGAAATGTACTCTTGAATCTCCATAATCTTACCTGTAACTGACTGGACTCCAAAAGCTAGTACTATTGCATGTaagtggtttgtttgtttgtttgtttccataaaGGTGACTTTAATCTGGgatttctgtcattttcctttgctaGCCAAAATGCTATGTAGCCAAAGTATCAGTCTCCTAGATGtcttttacaaaaacaaaaccagaagacCACCAACAACGTAAACCTTCAATTTTTCTGGGGatttcttccagctctgctgcagtttctaCTGCAGCTGGGATTTCCAGTTTCAGCTAGTTACTTCTTCCTCATCATTTTCAATACTATTGATCAGATGCTTGATATAAGATGCCGTCTGTTTGAATTCCTGACCTGCATTCCAAATTACAGCCCACACAgacagagaagttgtggatgccccatccctggaggtgttcaagatcaAATTGGAtgggggcctgggcagcctggtccagtattaaatgtggaggttggccaccctgcctgtagcaggggtTTGGAGATTGATGATCTTTGGATttccttccaaccaaagccattctgtgattctgtgattctgtgattctgtgattctatgattctatgttttgaGAACACCATTTTCACAGAGAACAGTATTGGGAAGCTACCACTATTTAACTACTGAAAGTTAGATGTACATCCAAAGC contains the following coding sequences:
- the LOC107053361 gene encoding olfactory receptor 1052-like, producing MCQMDGRNESRMTQFILLGLTDGTELQVPLFFIFSVIYTIAVLGNLGMIVLIWTHLQLHTPMYFFLGNLSVIDLCSATVFAPRMLGNFFAQSKAISYSACLSQTFFFVVFITTEVFLLTAMAYDCYVAICSPLLYSTVMTKRVCMQLVVGSYMGGLLNSLTHTCGLLGLPFCGPNVINHYFCDIPPLLQLACSDTHRNETLLLAFSAVIALFTLFVITASYMLILSVILKIQSDDGRKKTFHTCASHLTAITIFFGSLAFSYIQPSSSYSIEQEKVSAVFYTLLVPMLNPLIYSLRNKEVRSSFRRTFRVRELFH